Part of the Lotus japonicus ecotype B-129 chromosome 6, LjGifu_v1.2 genome, CAGCAGGCAACAGCTATGAATGAATGATATGATATCTCAGCCAAATATTCAATCTTGATTGTGGATGTGCCTCATCTCCTAAAACACCAAGTTATGGCTCaaaagatattcaaaatattcaaaGCCCCTCTGATGCATAGGCGACAAATGAATTTTTGTCCAATAGATTCTTATCTGTTTTCCATCATCTTGTGTTTTCTCATTTAAGATTGAACCAGTCACAGACAGAGACTACTACAATTTTTTATAGGTCGGTGGATCTACTACTTATTGAACTACTTGCAAATGAGGATCTAGCAACTAGCAAGCAAGCGTGTTTGTACCAATTCAACAAtttatatgtatgtatgtatacaATTACAGTTTCAAAATTATAGTTATAGCATTATATACACGCTCTTTGACTACAATTAGAATTATACAAGTCAAATTTTAGGTGAAATTCTAGTTGTAGAGAATGCTTCCATTACTTCTCTACTGATCATGAGCTAGTGGCCAATGAGTGTCCCAGTGTTCCACTTGCTTAGCCGCAGTGTGTGTCGGTCCTCACGTGAACTAGAAATTTTAGATTTAGAAGCCCCTAGTCCACATCACTATTGCTCTGACAAATACTAGTGCTTCattattttcgttttttcttATTCAAAGTAGAATtgatgtaaaaataaaaaaggttcAATTTTAATATATCAATAGTgttctaaaatcattcaataCTTTTGTTCTTTAATAAGAGAATTCAATTGTTGAATGTCAAATTTTTCATTATCTTGTTATTGTCCCTGCAATGCTCATCATTAAGGACGAAGAGAAAGACAGAGTTGGAGAAAGACTTCCCTCCTCGTCCTCCACCCATTTTCAGCTTTGGTCACTTCTTTTTCATGCCCCTCTTACCCTTAACCACTTTATTAAACTCTTACCTACGAGTGGgaatgaacaattttttttttttaaggaattgtctaaatgactcctGAGAAGTTTTGGTTAAATAACCTATCATCCAATTACATTTAAGATAAGTcagttggaatttctatattttatttattaatttatttccaactcacttatctccaatatgattggatgatgggttatttaactcaaactttatcatgggtcatttagacaacccctttatttattaatttatttccaactcacttatctccaatgtgattggataatgagttatttaactcaaactttctcatgagtcatttagacaagcTTTTTTTAAGagccaaaaaaaattatgtttacaCCTATTTCAACTCCATCTTAAAAGGAGATAAAAAAAGAAGTGAGAGAATTAAAATATGATAAGTGATGTGAtataaaaagaagagagatagaaataaaaagtaGGCGAAAGTGAGAGCGATGAAAACAGAGGTGTGAGTATATCAAAGTTCGAGTGAGAATAGGTTAGACGACCAATCAAGGACATGTGTCTAACCTGACTTATTTAGTAAAAAAATCTAAACTTAGGCTTTTTAAAGTCGGATTAGCTAAATATGTTGGACTCAAGCTATCAAAAAAATTTGTTTGGCTTTAGAGACGGATATATCTAGAGAAAAAGCTTATTATCTCGCTAGCCTATTTAGAGAAACATGTAATAGCGTGCAAACCTATTAGTCTCTTTAAATAAGTTTGTAAATAGGCTAATATACCAAACTGTCAAAAAGGTTTGGTGAAATCTTCAAATTTGGCCTACGATAGACTACAAGTTAGGCTTGGGTCACAAAATTAGATTGTAGGCTAAACCTGGACCGTGAAAAACTTGACTTGATCAGCGCAATGCATTAATAATAAACACATGTGGTGAGAATAGTAGAAACTAGAAAGTTGGTGGGAGAAGAATAGGCTCGGCCTTAGTGCCTTGCTATCGGTCTCGATTTCCCTGCTGCAATTGTTGTAGTCAAGGATTCTTGACCGTTCGATTAAGATTGAATGACTCAAATTTAAAGAGTAAACTATAACTCAAACCAATGTAATTAAATCAGAACCGTGTGATTTAATCCAAGGGCTATGAATGCATGACTTCACTAAATTCAATAGGAGGAATCTAAATTCCGCGCCCTCTGGGCTTAGCCACAACAGGAGGAAGAGGTGAAGACTAGTTTCCAACGCTCGGAGCAACCGCCACAAATTGGCTAATGTTGAGGTTCTTCTTCCAACTTGGCCGTCGCTGTTACTCTGTTTCCCAACGTAGTATCACACAAACTCTGCTGCTAGATTCAGCAAACAACCCAGTAACATTGATAGCTACCCAGTTGTGTAATTGCACTCACATTCACCAATTGAACCAAGTTTATGCCCACATTCTCAGAACACACTTTCTGGAATCCAACCCTGCCCCCTTTAACTGGAACAACATCATAAGGTGCTACACTAGACTAGAAGCTCCACGCAATGCACTTCGTCTCCATGTTTTGATGCTGCGAGCTGGGGTTTTGCCTGACCGCTACACTCTTCCAATTGTTCTCAAGGCAGTGTGTCAGTCTTTTGCCATTGAGCTGGGAAAACAGGTTCATTCGCTCGGTGTGAAGATTGGATTGCAAACCAATGAGTATTGTGAAACTGGGTTTATTAACTTGTATTGTAAATCTGGAGAATTTACGAGTGCCCGTATGGTGTTTGATGAAAATCCTGACCCGAAGCTAGGTTCTTGGAATGCTGTTATAGGTGGGCTTTCTCAAGGTGGTCTTGCCAGGGATGCGATCCGCGTGTTTGTTAATATGAGGAGACATGGGTTTGCCCCGGATGGGGTTACCATGGTTAGCCTCACGTCTGCTTGTGGAAGTGTTGGTGACTTGCAGTTGGGTCTACAATTGCATACATGTGTCTATCATGCTAAAGCAGCTGAGAGGACGGATATTTTGATGTGGAATTCGCTGGTTGACATGTATGGGAAGTGTGGGCGGATGGATTTGGCGTACAAAGTTTTTGCGACGATGGACGAGCGGAACGTGTCATCGTGGACATCGTTGATTGTGGGTTACGCGATGCATGGACATGTAAATGAGGCGCTTGAATGCTTCTGGTGTATGAGGGAGGCAGGAGTAAGGCCTAATTATGTGACTTTTGTTGGAGTGCTTAGTGCTTGTGTGCATGGAGGGAAAGTTCAGGAAGGGAGATGCTACTTTGATATGATGAAGAATGTTTATGGCATAACCCCCCGACTGCAGCATTATGGATGCATGGTTGACCTGCTGGGTCGAGCAGGGTTGCTTGATGAGGCCATGAAAATGGTGGAGGAGATGCCTATGAAGCCAAATTCAATAGTATGGGGGTGTTTGATGGGTGCATGTGAAACATATGGGAATGTGGAGATGGGAGAGTACGTAGCTAAGCATTTGCAAGCATTGGAACCTTGGAATGATGGTGCTTATGTGGTATTGTCTAACATTTATGCCAATAAAGGCatgtggaaagaggtggagagAATAAGATCAAGCATGAAAGAAGGAAGACTTGCTAAGGTTCCTGCCTATAGCTTGACAACAAATTCAGATTGAAGACACaacaataatttatttgaaCATTGGGGATTGCTCAATTATAGTTTCTGCTTGTGCCAATGATACTAGAAATTTTGCTTCTTTTAGTGATAAATACTTCATAAATGGAAGAAATTTCCATAATCATTTTCTTTCTTGAGTTTAAAGGGGGAGGGAAACTAAGTTATgtatgattagcttataagaaAGTAAGAAGTTTTTGTAGGCTTACTCAATCAAtatcattttgtttttatttgccACTTGATGAACTAATTGCTAAGCTCAAAATCCTGGTAGGCTTATTAGAGGTATTCACAACTTGGTCTCTCTCATGGACCCGTCCTGGCCTGAGCTATTCAGTTTGGGTCTAACGACCTTCGAAAACAGAATAAGGTCATAACAACTAACAAGTTTCACTTGATAATCAGATTTTGGGTCAAGTGCGAGTTCTGATAGCAATAAGCCAATAATAACAATCATGGTTAATAGTCCCTCTAAATTTGTATGCGTGCCATTCGATTTTAGAAGTTCTGATTTTAACccctaattttaaaaaattacaccAAACCTCATGTCCTATGATGATGTACCCTAGAGTTGACTATTAACTagtcaaaagaaaaattacTGAAGTCATTAGAAATTCAATGGTGAAAGAATCTTTACATCGTGAAATATTCAAGCATATTCATTTTGTGCACCACCTACCCAGCGCTTTGCTTTATTTCAGACAGAGCCAGTTATTTGTTTAACAAATTCTTGACATTGGTTATTATAAAAGGAAGTCTTCGGCTACACCTACATTCTATTTTTGCCAAACGCTGAGAAGAGTAAAATGACATCTTCGGTGTAAGGAGCACAAGGCTTGTGCTTTCTACGGTACAGAGGGGGGAAATGTGTTTAGATTATTTTTGTGAAGAAAAAGTCTCAGGATGTGTTACTTTCCCGTTTGAAAAATAACCAAACGGGGCCAAAATCTTCATTCATGCTTCACATAGTACATATTaagacaaataactacaaataaaTCTGCAAAAGAAAGCCAAACACCATCCTCTATAATGAACGATTCAAAATTTAGGATGCTAAATTGCTAATCATTTTGTCCACTTAACAAAACTGAGTTGATAATGAGATGTAccgtattttcatttttttacccTCTAATCTCTATCAACTACCACAAACTTGAACAACTTGATGTATATCGAGTTCTCATCTGTCAACAGTCAGTTGAATTTCCTTTGTAGAACAGAGTAGAAGAAACAACACCCTATTATTTGCATGTAACTCTCCTAAAACAGCGTACCAAGCTCCGAGTGCATCACCTCCTTTAGGAAGAACCTGTTAGAAGTAGAAATCATCAATGTCAAAAGCTTTACATCAGGAAATTCATTTATTTAGTCTTTAAGATGCTGAATGTAACACAATATCCGTGTAACCTTTCacaagatgaagattcaaaCTGCTTTtgcattaaaatattattttcatttagCGAAAGCAAACTACAGATGCTAACAAGAGATGATTTCCCAATCTGTTGTTCATAGACAAATTATATTGTGCAGTACTTACCCTTCTTTTGACTGTGCCATTTCTCTATACTTCCAAACCAACTCCACTGGAAACATAGGGCCACTATACGTATTATTCCAGCAGCAACAACCTCAAGAAATGCCATTAAGAATGATCTCTGAGGTGATAAACCTGCAGTTGCTAGGGATAGCGCAAATCCCTCCAAATTACAAGAAATGATAAAACTGCCACATTTTATGCCATCAAAAGCTTTCTGAGCTACATCCTCAGCTTTCATAGCACCAGAAGAGGCTGAAATGATTTTGGTAAGCTctggttttcttttgttttctgcaAAAGTAGCCTTTCAGTTTGTACTTCCACTTTGATCACAGGAAAAATATAATTTCCCAAAAGATAATATAAACAGAAAGTTGACATGCCAAAAGCACAAATTTCATTTTATAAACCTATGAAAGCATAAATTCAAATGGATATTTTGTAGGCATGAAATGAAACTATGTTAAGCTATAACTATTCATTATCTATCATTTCTAATTGAGATAGATCAAATAGCATGTCACATGACAATATGCTCAAACTTAGAGAGCTAGATCACACACTGAATAGAAAAGACGTTCTGATAATCAAGAACCTGGACTTAATAGGAGCACAGCAGATGTTGAATCACAACAAAATAAGCTGGTAGTTGATGCAGAAATCCAtgttatgaattaaataatttcaaaggATGTATTCAAGCACTTCATTTTGTAGGCCTAGTCTCTACATCCATATTGAGCTTGAACTAAACCAACAACTAGTTTCACAAAGGCGGCTTACCTCATTTCCAATGTAAAATTACGCTGGATAAATTATCAGAAGTAACGTGTATGAAAAGAAACAAGTTCAGACATCCAATTCAATACCTTCTACGAATCCAGGAGTATCTGTGTCTGGAGGGAATATGAGAGAGACATGAATATTATCAGCTATAACCTCATGTTGCAATGACTGTGCTACACCAAGGAGACCAAATTTACTGGCTGAATAAGCTACATAACCATAAATTCCCACCTACGTACCAACACAAATTCGACaattaaaaaacagaaaaacacATTGTAGATCATCTCAGAATCAGACGTCAGGATATAAACCTTGAAGAGTCATTCTCTGGATACTCAAACACAGTAAGAAAAATatcaatgtaattttttttttttttgataagcaaataTCTATGTAAATGCTGTATAATAAAAGGCAGCCTGCTCTGATAACATTGCTTAAGTCAAGGGAAGCATAGGGCAGAAAACAAAAGTAAGAGGAAGAAAACAATGGGTTCAGTAATGACTCTTATTCCCTTAAATTAGGATTTTATAGGATTATATAAAACTCAATTATTTTCTTCCATGAAAGGTTTGCCTGAAACTTTCCCTTCTCCTCCATACAAGCATAACCCTTAGCAGGACACTTTTTGGTTCCAAAACATCCCCAAGGTTTTTTGAATATAATTGGTTAACCAGTGCAGTAGTATCAGTAATAAGTACATATCATAAATAATAtacataaaatgaaaatttcataCACCAGTTGGGGTCTAGTAAGAAACCAAAGGTGTTGACTGTCACTAATGTAAAACATGTGAAGTAAATTTTTTGCCAAAGGAAGTAGATGTTTCAAATGGCATTAAATTGCCTTCCTCAACTGCAATTGTAACCACAATATTCCAGTTTGGTTAGCAACCAGACTGCAAAATCAAATGTAACCACACCTGTTGGTGCTgcaatttttttacaattgttTGTGACTTTAATACAAGCAATTTGCACCTCTGAAACCACCTACTATTCTTGTAAGGGTTAAAGTTCATTAAATACTATGTCATAATTAAAAGGGTCCACTTCAGAATCAAAGCCTGCACAAAAAACTACAACTACACATGGTAACCAGTCAATATACTTAATCACTTTAACTAGTTACTAGTGAAACCAAATTTGCTGCAACAATTTTCAGCTTATTGATCCAATTTCTCTTTACTAAGAGCATTGCAGGAGAACCACAAAACACAAATCGTGTCATACAATTAAACCTGAACCCCTATAAAACCTTTCAACTTTCTCAGAAGCTTCTAGCTCTAGCACCATACAATGAACAAAGAGAACAGAGAGCAAAAGGGTACCTACCTGACCAGCTTGTGAGGACATGAGAGCAATGGAAGCAGGCAAAGGGTCCTTCCTGGCCTTCATTGCAGGCAACGCAGCTTTGATCATGTTCAA contains:
- the LOC130722989 gene encoding pentatricopeptide repeat-containing protein At1g77170, mitochondrial codes for the protein MLRFFFQLGRRCYSVSQRSITQTLLLDSANNPVTLIATQLCNCTHIHQLNQVYAHILRTHFLESNPAPFNWNNIIRCYTRLEAPRNALRLHVLMLRAGVLPDRYTLPIVLKAVCQSFAIELGKQVHSLGVKIGLQTNEYCETGFINLYCKSGEFTSARMVFDENPDPKLGSWNAVIGGLSQGGLARDAIRVFVNMRRHGFAPDGVTMVSLTSACGSVGDLQLGLQLHTCVYHAKAAERTDILMWNSLVDMYGKCGRMDLAYKVFATMDERNVSSWTSLIVGYAMHGHVNEALECFWCMREAGVRPNYVTFVGVLSACVHGGKVQEGRCYFDMMKNVYGITPRLQHYGCMVDLLGRAGLLDEAMKMVEEMPMKPNSIVWGCLMGACETYGNVEMGEYVAKHLQALEPWNDGAYVVLSNIYANKGMWKEVERIRSSMKEGRLAKVPAYSLTTNSD
- the LOC130722992 gene encoding 3-dehydrosphinganine reductase TSC10A codes for the protein MADAFFSFFVLLPLLLLAVLYFLVRPRPVKIPIKNRHVFITGGSSGIGLALAHRAASEGARVSILARSPEKLEEAKNAVRLATGIDVAVFAADVRDYEAVKKAVEEAGPIDVLILNHGVFTALELEKMELSEVKFTIDVNLMGTLNMIKAALPAMKARKDPLPASIALMSSQAGQVGIYGYVAYSASKFGLLGVAQSLQHEVIADNIHVSLIFPPDTDTPGFVEENKRKPELTKIISASSGAMKAEDVAQKAFDGIKCGSFIISCNLEGFALSLATAGLSPQRSFLMAFLEVVAAGIIRIVALCFQWSWFGSIEKWHSQKKGSS